In Bacteroidota bacterium, a genomic segment contains:
- a CDS encoding DUF2795 domain-containing protein, protein MYWTLELASYLEDAPWPANKDELIDFAIRSGAPMEVIENLQEIEDEGEMYETIEEIWPDYPTKEDFFFNEDEY, encoded by the coding sequence ATGTATTGGACCTTAGAACTAGCCTCATATCTCGAAGACGCACCCTGGCCTGCGAATAAGGATGAATTAATCGACTTTGCAATTCGTTCCGGAGCGCCTATGGAAGTTATCGAAAATCTTCAGGAGATAGAAGATGAAGGTGAAATGTATGAGACTATTGAAGAGATCTGGCCCGATTATCCTACCAAAGAAGATTTCTTCTTTAATGAGGATGAATATTAA